The window ACCACGGAATTGTTGCTCAAGGTGGGCTCGCGCAACAATAACGTGCCTTCTTGGGACAGTAGTTGTGCCGTTGCCAATAATGCAATTCCTAAAATATATATTTTTCTCATGGGATTGGTTTGAGGTTACTAACTAATTATTGGGATACTTTCCTAGTGCCTTAAAAATACATAAAACGATGAAGGTATCCGACCAAGGTATAAATCTGATTTAAGAGGATACGGCACTCAACCGTTTCAGTTTTTCCAATACTTCGTAGACCGAAAAGCTTCGCGCAAAGCGGTACATTTCCCTGCCATCGACCTTAATGATGACCACGGGAAGGGTAAACACCATGGACTGCCCGGTAAACTCCTCTTCCTCTTCCACATCCACCAAACGGATGCTCACTTTTGGGAAGTTTGCTTGAACCGCTTCAAGGAGTTTAGGCTTCAGGACCTTGCAAACCCCGCAGGTTTTACTGGTGAAAAAAATCAATTCCGTCATCTGATACCAGTTTTGTTTAACTAATAATCGGAATACTCGGTAGGGTAGAGGAACCACATATCAATATGCGACATATTGTTCTTGTATTTGGGCATGGCAATGAGCTCTTTCCATTCGGGAGAGTTTACAAAGGCATCCCAATGTTGGTTTCTGGTATCCATATCGGCATGGGTGGTCATGTACATTAAGTTGGGCATTTTGGGTCCGGAGAGCACTTCACCGTAAAACACAGCTTGAAAGTCCAATCGGTCAAAAAGTGGTATTTCGCCACCAGCATTGAACATATCCACCTTGTTCCAATAATATTTTTCCGTAGGAGATTCATAACTACGGAGTTCATAGACCCGTTCCGACCTTGGACTGTCCAAATTGGGTGTTTTCATTTGGGGCATATCGGGAAAGGCTCGCATCAGGATGGATTGGATACGATCATAAGGGGGATTATCGTAGTTCGCATCGATATATGTACTTACAGTGCTTGCGTAGGTGCTGTCATTCATAATGTTTTCCTCCAACGCCCGAAATTGTTCCAAGTCTTCAAAAGGTAACAGCACAAAGGTTTTCTGTACCGTATCTGTTTCGGTTGGACGTGATTTAAAAACCCCGACCTTGTCAATACCCTGTCTTTTTACAGCGGGTATAAAAGCGTTTTCCAGGTAATGGTCCACCGTGGCCTCTTGTTCTTCGGAGCTGAAGGTGTAGATTTTTAGTTGATAGAATTCGCGTTGGTTTGATGCGGTCTCTGGAGATTGGGTAGTTTCTTCGGTTTCAGTTTTTGGGTTGCCACAGCTTGCCAGGATGAGGCATGCCAATAGTAGTTTGATAGTCTTCATGTAGCCTAGTTTGGTTTTTAAATGGATGCCCCAAGATACGGATTAATTCGATGAGGTTTTGTTGGTCTTGGTGTCGTTTCAGCCCTTTTTCTTCGAAGCCAAAGCCATAAGTCCAAAAAGGGGACCTAGGGCCAAAACCATGTAAACCATGTTGGAGTTGGACCATATCCGCAGCTCGTTCACCAATTGAATGCTAACAATGGTTATGGCAAAGCCGATACAATTTACAATGGTCAGAGCAGTGCCTTTGATTTCTGCAGAAGCGTTTTGGGCCACCAAGGTGGAGAAGAGCGGGGAATCGGCAATCACCACCATGCCCCAGAACAGTAAAAAGGCGATGAAGAGAGTAGCTGAACCTTGCATGAAAAGTAGGGGAGAAATCAAACAACAAAGCCCGGAAAGCAGGAGGGCCATCGAGGCCACGCGTTTGGTTCCGGCCACTTGCGACAGATAACCACCCATTACACAGGCCAAGCCACCAACCGCAATAATGACAAAGGACAATAAGGGAACGGGAAAGTGGGTATTTGGATGGACCAGCGCATAGGTTTGAAGCATAATCGGGACAAAGGCCCAAAAAGTGTACAACTCCCACATGTGTCCAAAATAGCCAAAGGCTGCCGAGCGGAAACTTCGGTTTTGGAACACTTGGATAAAGGCGGATAATTGAAACTGTTGGCTGCGTTTTCGGTAGGGACCATTGGGAACGAGCGTTATCATTAGACTGCCACCCAAAACGGCCAAGCCGGAAGTGGACACCAGCACGGTGTTCCAAGGCAAGGTATGGGTCATTTCCTTGAGTAAATGAGGGAATGCGGTGCCAACCACCAGTGCTCCCACTAAATAGCCAAGGGATTTGCCCAATCCTTTTTCGTAGTAATCTGCGGCTATCTTCATACCTACGGGGTAGATACCCGCGAGGAAAAAGCCCGTAAAAAAACGAAAGGATAAGATGCTCGCCAGTCCGTTACCATCCCAAACCACACCCAAATTAAAGAGTGCACCCAAAACAGCACAGCCAAAAAATACCTTGGATGGCGAAAACCGATCGGCAATGGATAAAATGGCAAATACCAAAGTACCCACGATAAACCCAAACTGCACCGCTGAGGTCAAATGTCCCACAGCGCTTTCACTTAACCCAAATGTGGCAACCAAATCGCGCATCACCCCATTGCCCGCAAACCAAAGTGAGGTGCAGCAGAATTGCGATAGCACGATGATGGGGAGGATGTGGTTGGAGGGTTTCATTTTTTAAATTTTATAACCACTATTGTGTTCGTACTTGTCCAAGCATCAATCAAAGGTTAAAAGCTAAAATTATTGGTTTTGCTTTTGAGATAAAAATTTTGCTAATCTAGAAACTCGGGCGGTGGAGGAGGTGGAGGAATATCTGTGTAGTCATATTTCTCAAAAAAAATCAAATGCCGATAATACTTATTTCCCATTGTTTCGTTTGCCTTATCAAACTGTTTTTGAATCTCAGCAAGCACCTCTTTAGTTTTCGAAATAGGATAGTGCTCTTCGATGTGTAGAAAAATTAAAATCTGTTTTAAGACTGTTTTACCACCTGAATCATAATAATCTACAGCGTTCATTGTTTTCAATTGGTCTGTAAGTGACTCGATTGAATAAAATTTATCCGAGGAAATTCGATAATTCCTTAAGGAATCATTTTTTATGTGTATTTGATTTGAATTCATGAAGCATGAAATGACTCCACTAGTTGGGCACTCTGTATACCCATATTGATTATATATTGTATCATTAAACTGATAAGTGATGCCTGTATATTTATTCTTACAGGATAATGTTTGCATTCGATCAATCAAGGTGTTAAAATTTGCAACGTTTTCAAGATTAATTACTTCAAAATCAGGGTCACCTTGAAACTCTAAAAATTTATCTGAAAATATCTTTGAAGAAGTCAACTTACTCAACTTGTCATCTTGGTTATTCTCCAGTGAATTATTACAACTAAAAAAAAGTGCAGTGAAGCAAACAAGTAAGAATATTGCAAAATGCTTTTCCATAAAAAAAGAGAAATCAAAAAATATGCCTTAATGCGCCTCCAACCAATTCTCGCCAATACCCACTTCCACATCTAGCGGTACGGAGAGTTTATAGGCATTCTCCATTTCCGATTTGATGAGTTGTTTCATCTTGTCCAATTCCGGTTTGTAGCAATCGAACACCAATTCATCGTGTACTTGCAGCAGCATTTTGGTCTTGTACTTTCCTTCGGAAAGCTTTTTATGGATGTTGATCATCGCGATCTTAATAATATCCGCTGCACTTCCTTGAATGGGAGCGTTTACGGCGTTACGTTCCGCTGCGCCACGCACCACTTGGTTCCCCGCATTGATATCCTTTAAATATCTGCGACGGCCCAACACCGTTTGCACATAGCCGTGCTCACGGGCAAAATCCACTTGCTCGCTGATGTAATTGCGCAATTTGGGATAGGTCTTGTAGTAGGTGTCGATCAATTCCTTGGCTTCGGAACGGCTCAAATCCGTTTGGTTGCTCAACCCGAAGGCCGACACCCCATAAATAATGCCGAAGTTCACCGTTTTGGCGTTGCTACGCTGTTCGCGGGTCACCTCCTCAATCGGTACATTAAAAACTTTGGATGCGGTGGAAGCGTGAATGTCCTCCCCATTTTTAAAGGCAGAAATCATGGTGTCCTCCTCACTCAGGGCGGCAATAATGCGCAGCTCAATTTGGGAGTAATCCGCCGCCAAGAGGACGTAATTCTCGTCCCTTGGGATAAAGGCATTGCGAACTTGCCGTCCACGCTCGGTACGGATGGGGATGTTTTGCAAGTTCGGATTGTTGCTGCTCAAACGCCCCGTTGCAGCCACCGTTTGCATATAATCGGTATGTACCCGACCTGTTTTTTGCTGGACTTCGTTGGGCAGCGCATCCACATAGGTGCTTTTTAGTTTTGCCAATCCACGGTAGTCCAACACGTTTTTGATGATTTCGTGGTCCTTGGCCAAGTAGGACAGCACATCTTCCGAAGTGGAAAACTGACCTGTTTTGGTTTTTTTCGGTTTGTCCACCAATTTCAACTTGCCAAAAAGGATGTCGCCCAACTGTTTGGGGGAGGCAATGTTGAATTCTTCGCCGGCATCAGCATAGATTTTCTTTTCCAGTTCCGCAATGTCCTTATCCAATTGTTCCGAAAGGCCACCTAGATAATCCTTGTCCAGATTGATACCTTCCAGCTCCATATCCGCCAGCACGCGGAGCAACGGAATTTCAATCTCATCAAACAATTTGTCCGTATGGGCTTCCTTGAGTTCTGGAGTAAACTTTAGCCCCAGTTGAAACGTGATATCGGCGTCTTCCACAGCATATTCTGTTTGCTTTTCCAAAGGAACATCGCGCATACTGAGTTGGTTTTTGCCTTTTTTTCCAATGAGTTCGGTGATGGAAATGGGCGTATAGTTGAGGTAGGTCTCGGACAGCACATCCATGTTGTGACGCATATCGGGGTTGATGAGGTAGTGGGCCAGCATGGTATCGAACAATTTTCCTTTGACCTCTACACCATAATTTTGCATCACTTTGATGTCATATTTGAGGTTTTGCCCCACCTTTTCAATGGTTTCCGATTCAAAGAAGGGGCGCAATTTTTCAATCAATGGTTGTGCATCATTTTGATTGTTGGGGAAGGGCACATAAAACCCTTTGCCGGGCGACCAACTAAAGGCAATACCCACCAATTCGGCTTCCAACGGATTCAGGGAAGTGGTCTCGGTATCAAAACAGACGGAGGGTTGCTTCATCAGCATTTCCAGAAAAAGTTCCATGCCCTTGCCATCCTGAACCTTCTGATAAAAATGGGGTACGTCGCCAATGGTCAATCGGCTGTTTACATCCTTGATGGTGGCCGCGGCCTCCGAAGGGTCGCCACCAAATAGGGTAAACTGACCACTGCCTGCCACCTTGGCCTCTTCCTTGGCGGTTTGGGTACTGGTTACCTGAGTGGTCGCTTCCGCTTCTTCGGTGAATAATTTGATGAACTGATCCTTTAGTCTTCGGAATTCGAGTTCCTCAAAAATCTCTTGGACCTTCTCGGCATCAGGCGGACACATTTCGTAGTCTTCCGCATGGAATTGTACGTCACAATCCGTTTTGATCTCGGCCAATTTTCGGGATAAACGGCCCAACTCGGCATGTTCCTCCACTTTTTCCTTCATTTTGCCCTTCAGCTTGTCGGTATTGCTCAACAATCCTTCCATGGAATCGAACTGTTCGATGAACTTTTTGGCCGTTTTATCACCTACGCCCGGCAGTCCGGGAATATTGTCGCTGGCATCGCCCATCATTCCGAGGTAATCAATCACCTGTTCGGGGCGTTTCACGCCAAATCGTTTTTGCACTTCGGGGATGCCCCAAATTTCGATGCCGTTTCCCATTCGTGCAGGTCGGTACATAAAAATATTTTCGCTCACCAATTGCCCAAAATCCTTGTCGGGAGTCACCATAAACACCTTGTAGTTTTCTTTTTCGGCCTGTTTGGCCAAGGTGCCGATGAGGTCGTCGGCCTCATACCCCTCCAACTCCACTACGGGAATCTTCATGGCCTCCAAAATTTGCTGGATGTAGGGCACTGCTATACGGATGGCATCCGGAGTTTCATCCCGGTTTGCCTTGTAGTCTTCGAACATTTCGGTCCGCTCCACGCTACCTCCCTTGTCAAAGGCCACCGCCAAATGGTCAGGCTGTTCCCGTTTGATCACATCAAAAAGGGAGTTCATGAACCCCATAATGGCCGAGGTGTCCATCCCTTTGGAGTTGATTCGTGGGTTTTTAATGAGGGCATAGTAGCCACGGAAAATTAGCGCGTAGGCGTCTAAAAGAAACAGTCTTTTTTGGTCAGACATTTTATTCAGATATCAATGTTCAATAAAAAATAATAGCACCCGAAATGGGGTAGGGATTAAATGTACGAATTGCGTTTAAAAGATATGAGAATTGAGATATTAGATTTGAGAGGATTTGGGTTTAGCTTAAAGAGACGTGAGACGTGAGACGTGAGACGTGAGACGTGAGACAGGAGACAAGAAACAAGAGACAAGACGGATAAAACCAGCCGTCCTGATTCTTGAATCCAAAAGCAAAGCGGTCTTAAGTCTTTTGTCTATCAGCGCAGCGGTCTAACTGCTACTCATAAAAACTGGTCACCTCCCGGTTTTCATGTCCATTGGCAGAATATTCCCTATAGGTAAACCCGGGATGCACGCAGTAGCCGCCCGTTTCCCCATTTTTGTTGATGGCCAAAAACCCAATTTGGAAATCCTTTCGGCCCGCATTTTTCTTCATGATGCGTTTTACGCCTTCTTCACAGGCTTCTTGCGGACTTTTGCCCTGTCGCATCAATTCCACAATCAAAAAGCTGCCCACCGTGCGAATGACTTCCTCACCGACACCCGTTGCTGTTGCACCGCCCACTTCGTTATCGATAAACAGTCCTGCCCCAATAATAGGGGAGTCGCCAACACGCCCTGCTACTTTGTAGGCCATTCCGCTGGTGGTGCAAGCGCCGGCAATATCTCCATTTCCATCAATGGCAAGCATGCCAATGGTATCGTGGTTTTCTATATTGATGGTGGTCTCGTATTGGGAGGTTTTTAGCCACTCTTCGTACTGTTTTCGTGTGCTTTCGGTGAGTAAATCCTCTTTTGGGAAGCCCTGTTCGTAAGCAAATTTCTCTGCCCCTTTTCCCGCTAGGATGATGTGTGGGGTTACTTCCATCACTTTTCTGGCCACGGAAACTGGGTGCACAATATTTTGCATGCACACCACCGAACCACAATTCCCATCTTTGTCCATAATACAGGCGTCCAAAGTCACGTTTCCGTCACGATCGGGTCGGCCACCCTTGCCCACGGTCTCGTTGGTTTCGTCCGCTTCCTCGACCCTAACACCTTGCTCCACGGCATCTAGGGCATTACCACCCGATTTTAGTACTTCCCAAGCTTTCTCGGTAGCGTTGAAAAAGTTCCAGGTACACACCACAATGGGTTTGATGGGATTGGGAGTTGGAATTGTTGCAGCAGGAGCTACTTCGGGTTTTGTTTCGGTTTTACAAGCGACCAAATTGGAAGCGGCAACCAATCCGGCGGCGGAAAGGCTGGAATTTTTGAGGAATTTGCGTCGTTCCATGGGTTGGTATGTTTACTTTTATGAAGTTTAAAGATACAATATGCTGGTAGAAGTTTGCGCCAATTCGTTGGAATCGGCAAGGAATGCGGAAAGGGCAGGGGCGGACCGGATTGAACTCTGTTCGGAGCTGGGAGTGGGTGGCATCACCCCATCCGTAGGGCTTATTCAATTGGTGAAAAAGGAGCTGACCATTCCTGTTCATGTGTTGATACGTCCCAGAGGTGGACATTTCACCTATTCCGATGCTGAGTTTGAGGTGATGAGGGGCGATATTTTGGCGTGCAAGGCGCTAGGAGTGCAGGGCATTGTTTCTGGGATTTTGATGGAAGATTTTACGGTGGATGTAGAACGAATGAAGGTGTTGGTGGAACTGGCAAGGCCGTTGCACTTTACCTTTCACCGTGCATTCGATTGGGTAGCAGAGCCTTTGGAGGCCATCAAGCAGTTGGAAGAATTGGGGGTACAAACGATTTTGACTTCCGGAGGTGAAACCGCTGCAACAGAAGGCATCAAAAATTTGGCGGCTTGGCAACAAAAAACCTCGATGACCCTAATGCCCGGGGGAGGGGTGTCACCCCAAAACGCATCAAACTTCAAGGATATCGGACTCAAGGCTATCCATTGCTCCGGTACTTCTTTTGGGAAGGAATTGAAGCTGAGCGGAAAAATCAGTATGAATTCTTCCAAGCATTTGGTGGAACATCAGGTGGCCGTTTCCAATGTAGATACCCTAAAAGCCATCGTGCGTGCCGTTAAATAAATTTAAAAACCACTGTTTAATAGCAGATTAGCCCTAATTTTGTAAAAAAATTGTATGTCCCGATTTCTTGTTTTGGCAGTTCTTTATGTGGTGTTGGCCGTTTATGGCTTTCAGGCCTTCCGAACGCTTTTTAAAAGCCCTTTGATGCAATGGAGTTACATTGTGCTCTTTTTGGCTGCCTTGATTTTCTTGACTGTTAAGGTAATGACCTACGACCCCGGAGATGGCTTTAAGGGTACTGCTGCCATCGCGGGGACCATTTTTGCCGCTTTCTTTCTGTTGGCCTTGGTATTGGGTTTCTTTTTATTGTTGGAGGATGTGGTCCGTTTGATAGGCTACGGATACAACAAAATCGTTGGGATTTCGGAATCGGATGCAGGTTACTTTCCTTCGCGAAGGAAGTTCATCAGTGGTATTGCACTAGGTTTGGCGGCATTGCCCTTTGGGGCGTTGCTATATGGCATGTACCGTGGCAAATACAACTATCAGGTACTGAAATACGAGCTAGAGTTTGATGACCTTCCGGACGCCTTCCATAATTATCAGATTACACAGATTTCCGATGTGCACAGTGGCAGTTTTGATGATTATAAAAAGGTGGAATACGGAGTAAATCTTATCAATGATCAACAAAGTGATGTCATCTTTTTTACAGGGGATATCGTAAACAATCGCTCAACGGAGTTGGAACCTTGGAAAGATGTCTTTTCCCGTTTGGAGGCCAAGGATGGTGTATTTTCCATTTTGGGCAACCACGATTACGGGGATTATGCCGTGTGGGATACGGAAGAGCAAAAGGCACAAAATATGGAGGATCTTAAGAACATGCAAAAGGAAATGGGCTTTGACCTCTTGTTGAACTCCAACCGTTTTTTGGAGAAAGATGGACAGAAAATTGCCTTGGTAGGTGTGGAGAATTGGGGTAGAGGTGGCTTCAAGAAAGCCGGCGATTTGCAAAAGGCGAAGGAAGGTGTTTCCCCAGAGGATTTTAAAATATTGTTGAGCCACGATCCCTCCCATTGGGAAGATGTGGTGCTCCATGATGATTACCACTTTCATTTGACCTTAAGCGGACATACCCACGGCATGCAGTTTGGTGTGGAGATTCCAGGTTGGATTAAGTGGAGCCCGGTAAAATGGCGCTACAAATATTGGGCTGGTATCTACAAAGAGTTAGATCAATTTATCAATGTGAACCGAGGTTTTGGATTTATCGGTTATCCCGGTCGCTTTGGTATCTATCCAGAGATTTCGGTAATCACATTAAAAAAGAAGGGATTGGCTTAAATGGATTTCCTCTTATGGCCTAAACTTCACAGGCTGTAAAAAACATTCACATTTTTTCTTACATTTGACTGTAAACCTTAGAATACATGTCCAAATTCGGAGAACTTATAGATTTACAGGTCCCAGTATTGTTAGACTTTTATGCAGAATGGAACGAGCAATCGACCGCCATGCACCCTGTGCTGAGCGATGTGGCCGCTGCCCTTGGTGATAAAGGCAAGGTTATAAAGATTGATGTGGACAAAAATAAAGAACTATCCCAAGCCCTAAGGATTAAAGGGCTGCCCACTTTGATGATCTACAAAAAAGGGGAGATGGTATGGCGACAGAGCGGCGAGCAGGACGCCAATACGTTAATAGGAATCCTAAACGAATATATCAAATAAAAAAAGCGAGGTGTTGGCCTCGCTTTTTTTATGCTATTGTTCCTCATCCGGGATAATGGATTCCGGAATGGTATCGGGTGCATCCAATAGAACTGTGTCTTCCATATCTGGATCTATGGGGATGGGTTCGTCCAACACATCCTCTTCCTCATCTACAAATTGGGAGAACATGTCAATATATTCATTGAAGATGATGGTTTCTGATTCGGCCAGTTCTTTGTCCCCGTTTTCAATTAAGATGTCAATGTTTCTTCTGTAGGCCTGCATATCGGAGAGGATGTCGTCTATTTTATCGTACTGCTCATCCAAAGGAATGTTGGCGTAGTATTCCAGATGTTCCTGATATACTTTCTTGAGTTTGCCGAACAGCTCTCGCGCCTTTTCGGTCTCGCCCACTTTGTAATAGCCGTCCACAAAGGGTTCTACAAAGGCATAGAAACCATAGTGGTCCACAGGCATGTTGTCCATGGCAATATTGATGACGTCCTTCGCCTTGTCAATGTTGTTCTCGGCAATTAAGGTTTCCATCAATCGGGCCAAATTGCTTCGGAAGGACAGTCCTTGTGAGCGGGTCTGGGGGTCGTGGTAAATATCATCACTGCCAGAGTTACCCCAATCCCAATCTTTTACGATGTCGTACATCAACTCGGAGTCGATGCGTCCCATTTCGAAAGAATTGCGGTTCGGGGTTTTTATGGGTACCAGTTTATAAACAAGGCCATCCAGTTGAAGGTAATCCTTCATCCAAATGTATTCTGCACTGTCAAAACTTCCGCCAGAGAAGTAAATGGGTCGTTTCCAATCATTGTTGGCAATGAGGTCCAGCATCATGATCCTGTTTTTGGCCAAGGCGCTTTGCGGTAGGTCAATATCGATATAATCGACAATGAGGGCCGAATCTTTTTCCTTGACCAACCCACTTTCCAACACATTTTGCTTGTTGACCGGAATCCTGATTTTATTGGTAGGATAGTACACAATGTCCAGAGTGCTTTCAGAATATTGACTCAGATCGGCTCCTTGATTGGTCAAGATATGCCTAAACTTGGTCTGAGGCTTGTCGCTGCCTATCCAGTTGACAAAATCCTTGATGTTCCACCTATTATCGGTGATACCTTGATAGTAGACCGCATCGCGGGTTCCATAGCTGTATTTGTCGTGCGTCAATTGTGATGGGATGGGGTCGCTTTCATAGGCCTTTCGCTTCATCTGGTCGATGTACCAGTCGGTAGCAAAGAGGCTGGTATTGATTACACGGACATCGGTTCTATAATTTTCAATTTCCTGGGCGTACCAAATCGGGAAGGTGTCATTATCCCCGATAGTAAACAGTATGGCTCCGGCATCTTCCTGACACGAATCCAAATAGGCCTTTGCGGTTGCCGGGGCGGTATATCTGCCAGAACGATCATGATCATCCCAGTTTTGGAAAGCCATTAACAACGGTACGGCCAACAGGCAAATCGTAGTGATCGCAGGTGCGGCAATTTTGGCCGATATCAACTTTTTAAACTCTTCAAAAAGGCCATACACCCCTAAACCGATCCAGATACAGAAGACATAAAACGAACCCACGAGGGAATAATCCCTTTCCCGTGGCTGGAAGATGTAAGGGTTGGTATAAAATTGAATGGCGAGACCGGTAAACATAAAGAACACGAAGAGGACCCAAAACTGTTTGGGGTTTCGTGATATTTGGAAGACAATACCCAAAATACCCAACAGCAAGGGCAAAAAGAAATAGGTGTTGCGCCCTTTGTTATTCTTCCAATCGCTGGGAAGATTTTCTTGACTTCCCAATCTAATGCTGTCCATAAAATTGATGCCGCTCAGCCAGTTTCCGTTTTCATCGTATCTGCCCTGTACGTCGTTCTGTTTCCCCACAAAATTCCACATAAAGTAGCGCATGTACATATAGCTGAACTGGAAATCAAATAGGTACTCCAAATTTTGCCCCAATGTTGGTGGCTGTACCTCGATATATTCCCCGAACTCCCTTAAAAAGCGGATATATTGATCGGTGTCCAGTTCTCCTTGGGAGTAGGCTGTTTTAAATTGGTTGACGGCTTCCCGTAGGTCGTTGTTGGAGATGTACTCCGATTTGATTCGGAAATCCAGTGCGCCAAAATATTTCATGTAGTTCTCGGCATGTTGGTCGCTCCACATCCTCGGTAAAAATCCTACGTGTTTTTCGTTGGGTCCGGGTATGGCGCCTTTGTAATGGTTGACCACCACATATTTACCGAGCTCCAAGTCCTTTTCATATTTGGGGCTATCGTCCCGGTCCTCTCCCGAGGGTGCAAAGGCATCCGAATAATAGGCACCATACACTGGGCTGTCCACTCCAGGATACTGTTCCCTATTGTAGTAGGCCAAAAGGGCACGTGCATCGGCCGGGTTGTTTTCGTTTACAACGGTTTTGGCATTTGCACGGATGGGAAGCATCAACCAAGAGGAAAACCCAAGGATGAGGAACATCAGGCATAATACCACAATATTGGCATTGTAATAGTTGTGCTTTCGGGTGTACTTCAATCCAAAATAGAAAGCGGCCACAAAGAGCAGTCCCATGATGATGGATCCCGAATTA is drawn from Flagellimonas sp. MMG031 and contains these coding sequences:
- a CDS encoding thioredoxin family protein, which translates into the protein MTELIFFTSKTCGVCKVLKPKLLEAVQANFPKVSIRLVDVEEEEEFTGQSMVFTLPVVIIKVDGREMYRFARSFSVYEVLEKLKRLSAVSS
- a CDS encoding NIPSNAP family protein, with the protein product MKTIKLLLACLILASCGNPKTETEETTQSPETASNQREFYQLKIYTFSSEEQEATVDHYLENAFIPAVKRQGIDKVGVFKSRPTETDTVQKTFVLLPFEDLEQFRALEENIMNDSTYASTVSTYIDANYDNPPYDRIQSILMRAFPDMPQMKTPNLDSPRSERVYELRSYESPTEKYYWNKVDMFNAGGEIPLFDRLDFQAVFYGEVLSGPKMPNLMYMTTHADMDTRNQHWDAFVNSPEWKELIAMPKYKNNMSHIDMWFLYPTEYSDY
- a CDS encoding MFS transporter; this encodes MKPSNHILPIIVLSQFCCTSLWFAGNGVMRDLVATFGLSESAVGHLTSAVQFGFIVGTLVFAILSIADRFSPSKVFFGCAVLGALFNLGVVWDGNGLASILSFRFFTGFFLAGIYPVGMKIAADYYEKGLGKSLGYLVGALVVGTAFPHLLKEMTHTLPWNTVLVSTSGLAVLGGSLMITLVPNGPYRKRSQQFQLSAFIQVFQNRSFRSAAFGYFGHMWELYTFWAFVPIMLQTYALVHPNTHFPVPLLSFVIIAVGGLACVMGGYLSQVAGTKRVASMALLLSGLCCLISPLLFMQGSATLFIAFLLFWGMVVIADSPLFSTLVAQNASAEIKGTALTIVNCIGFAITIVSIQLVNELRIWSNSNMVYMVLALGPLFGLMALASKKKG
- the polA gene encoding DNA polymerase I, producing the protein MSDQKRLFLLDAYALIFRGYYALIKNPRINSKGMDTSAIMGFMNSLFDVIKREQPDHLAVAFDKGGSVERTEMFEDYKANRDETPDAIRIAVPYIQQILEAMKIPVVELEGYEADDLIGTLAKQAEKENYKVFMVTPDKDFGQLVSENIFMYRPARMGNGIEIWGIPEVQKRFGVKRPEQVIDYLGMMGDASDNIPGLPGVGDKTAKKFIEQFDSMEGLLSNTDKLKGKMKEKVEEHAELGRLSRKLAEIKTDCDVQFHAEDYEMCPPDAEKVQEIFEELEFRRLKDQFIKLFTEEAEATTQVTSTQTAKEEAKVAGSGQFTLFGGDPSEAAATIKDVNSRLTIGDVPHFYQKVQDGKGMELFLEMLMKQPSVCFDTETTSLNPLEAELVGIAFSWSPGKGFYVPFPNNQNDAQPLIEKLRPFFESETIEKVGQNLKYDIKVMQNYGVEVKGKLFDTMLAHYLINPDMRHNMDVLSETYLNYTPISITELIGKKGKNQLSMRDVPLEKQTEYAVEDADITFQLGLKFTPELKEAHTDKLFDEIEIPLLRVLADMELEGINLDKDYLGGLSEQLDKDIAELEKKIYADAGEEFNIASPKQLGDILFGKLKLVDKPKKTKTGQFSTSEDVLSYLAKDHEIIKNVLDYRGLAKLKSTYVDALPNEVQQKTGRVHTDYMQTVAATGRLSSNNPNLQNIPIRTERGRQVRNAFIPRDENYVLLAADYSQIELRIIAALSEEDTMISAFKNGEDIHASTASKVFNVPIEEVTREQRSNAKTVNFGIIYGVSAFGLSNQTDLSRSEAKELIDTYYKTYPKLRNYISEQVDFAREHGYVQTVLGRRRYLKDINAGNQVVRGAAERNAVNAPIQGSAADIIKIAMINIHKKLSEGKYKTKMLLQVHDELVFDCYKPELDKMKQLIKSEMENAYKLSVPLDVEVGIGENWLEAH
- a CDS encoding N(4)-(beta-N-acetylglucosaminyl)-L-asparaginase, whose product is MERRKFLKNSSLSAAGLVAASNLVACKTETKPEVAPAATIPTPNPIKPIVVCTWNFFNATEKAWEVLKSGGNALDAVEQGVRVEEADETNETVGKGGRPDRDGNVTLDACIMDKDGNCGSVVCMQNIVHPVSVARKVMEVTPHIILAGKGAEKFAYEQGFPKEDLLTESTRKQYEEWLKTSQYETTINIENHDTIGMLAIDGNGDIAGACTTSGMAYKVAGRVGDSPIIGAGLFIDNEVGGATATGVGEEVIRTVGSFLIVELMRQGKSPQEACEEGVKRIMKKNAGRKDFQIGFLAINKNGETGGYCVHPGFTYREYSANGHENREVTSFYE
- a CDS encoding copper homeostasis protein CutC, which gives rise to MLVEVCANSLESARNAERAGADRIELCSELGVGGITPSVGLIQLVKKELTIPVHVLIRPRGGHFTYSDAEFEVMRGDILACKALGVQGIVSGILMEDFTVDVERMKVLVELARPLHFTFHRAFDWVAEPLEAIKQLEELGVQTILTSGGETAATEGIKNLAAWQQKTSMTLMPGGGVSPQNASNFKDIGLKAIHCSGTSFGKELKLSGKISMNSSKHLVEHQVAVSNVDTLKAIVRAVK
- a CDS encoding metallophosphoesterase, whose protein sequence is MSRFLVLAVLYVVLAVYGFQAFRTLFKSPLMQWSYIVLFLAALIFLTVKVMTYDPGDGFKGTAAIAGTIFAAFFLLALVLGFFLLLEDVVRLIGYGYNKIVGISESDAGYFPSRRKFISGIALGLAALPFGALLYGMYRGKYNYQVLKYELEFDDLPDAFHNYQITQISDVHSGSFDDYKKVEYGVNLINDQQSDVIFFTGDIVNNRSTELEPWKDVFSRLEAKDGVFSILGNHDYGDYAVWDTEEQKAQNMEDLKNMQKEMGFDLLLNSNRFLEKDGQKIALVGVENWGRGGFKKAGDLQKAKEGVSPEDFKILLSHDPSHWEDVVLHDDYHFHLTLSGHTHGMQFGVEIPGWIKWSPVKWRYKYWAGIYKELDQFINVNRGFGFIGYPGRFGIYPEISVITLKKKGLA
- a CDS encoding thioredoxin family protein, with the protein product MSKFGELIDLQVPVLLDFYAEWNEQSTAMHPVLSDVAAALGDKGKVIKIDVDKNKELSQALRIKGLPTLMIYKKGEMVWRQSGEQDANTLIGILNEYIK